The Oscillatoria sp. FACHB-1406 genomic interval GGGGGAATTCATCTTTGAGTGGTCAATAAGCTACAGTGCCATGATTTCATTTTCCCTCATCAGGGGACTTGACTCCTACTCCCTCTCACCTGTCGCACAGAGCAACTACTTTTTGTCGTGCGGAATGTGGGTCACAACAGCACGATTGTCGCCGATCGCAAAAGCTAATACATCTTCATCGGGAATCCCCAAGTTAGCATTGCCAGCTTCCTGAACCGTCAAAACGTCATGTCCTATCTTTCGTAGCAGTTCGCTGACTGCCCTTGGAAATTGCTCGTCAGCATACAGGCGTGCCATTGACTAGGCTACCTCATTATTAGCGCGAATAGCTGCTGAAATTTCTTCGGAATGAGCATCGGCATAGGCCCAAGCATTGACAAGATCGGCAGCGGTAATATGAGGGTAGTCTTGCAAGAGTTGGGCTTCGCCAATCCCAAGCTGTTGCGCTTCGACTAATAGCCAAACAGCAATCCGGGTTCCAGCAATACAAGCTTCTCCGCCACAAACACCGGGCGTTTTACTGATTCCCTTTCCACTGATGCGAAGGGTTCGGGTTAAGTTTTGAACGAGTTCTGCTTTGTCGGAAAGCGATAGGGTGAGAAGCTGATGTTCGAGTTCTTGGCGAGACATAAAAACACCGAAGATTGGAAACTGCCTCTATTTTGGCACTTCGTTATTGTGCGCCGTCGAACTCGCGTTTATTGCGCTGGCGTTGAAGGCGCGGGCTGCGGTGAAGCACTTTCTGGTGTAGGCTGCGTCGAAGCGTCCGCAGGCGTAGACTGGGGCGCAGCCTTGAGTTGCAAAGCATCTTGCGCGGTTACGCCTTCTCCTTGGTAGCCGAAAAACCCGATCGCGGTGCCAGCTTCTGCACGGGAGACGGGTTTTTTCGGTTGTAGGAGAGTCGTAAACCCGAAAGCGCGTCGAATATTCGATTGTTCGTCGTTTTGATAGTCCGCAGCCAGCGCGCCAAACGCGATCGGGTTAATTTGTCCCGAATCTTTGAAGCCCCAAGTTTTTTGAACATTATCAAGGGTTCCTTTCGGTAAGGCTTGACGGGTATCGAGCGGAACTTTCCACAACACTAAATTTTCCCGCGTTAAAGGAGCATCGGGCTGAAAGAGTGTAGCGGAAGTATTGCCCGAGAGGGGCGATGGAATTAAGCCCGCTTCGGCTAATCCTTGGATGTAGGCAAAGTTAGGGTTGCTTTTCGGAACGTCTTTGAAGGCGGGTTGCGTTGGGTTGGGAATCAGACGAATTTGTTTGCCGGGATTGTTGGCATAAAGGGCATTGTTCGCCATTACCAACCAGCGGGCAAATTCGGCGCGGTTAATTGCTTTGTTGGGTTCAAATGCGCCGGTTGCGGGAATGACTCCTAATGCGGCTAAGTCGCGCAGGGTGTTCTGGGTGGGTGCGGGCAGCGTGGAAATATCGGTGAGGGCGACGTTGGCAACGTTGGTGGGGGTTGGCGATGTTACCGGCGAGGGCGTTGCGGTGCTTTCCCACAGATAGCTAAGCTCGAAGCTCGATCCTGGGGTTGAATCGGTTGGCAGTTTGTTGGGGATAGAGAGAACGATTTTGAGGTCTTTTTGACGGGCTGCAATCGTTTTGGGTGCGTTGGGGAGTGCTGGGGAGGGGGAGGGGGCGGAGAGAATTTCCCAGTTTTTGTCTTTTAATTCTCGCTCGTAGAAGGCAGCGATCGCTTCTCCCGAGTCGGGGGTTGTCCAGCGCGTCACCGTTCCGACTTCCGGCGAGGTTAACTCTGATTCGATTAACTCGGCGTTGGGATAGCGAGGAATCTCTGTCGGAAAATTAGCCGGAACTCGAGCGACGCTTTCTGTCGGCGTGGGCTGGGGGCTATTGGTAACGGTGGGAGTCGGACTGGGCTGTAATTTAGGATCGGGGGCAAACCAGCGTCCGAAGTTGGGGTTATTGGCGCACGCTGCAACGGAAAAGCCGAGACAGCTAATGAGGAAATAAAGGCAGATCGGGCGACCGGAGGCCATTGTAAAATTTGGGGGTGTTGCTAGGGATAGGTTCTTATTTCCTCTACTCTAACCGTTTTTGCAATCGTTCGAGTTCTTAAGCCTTGAATTCGAGCCGAATTTCTTAAAAGGTGAAGATTGCCATTAGGTTATCGTGGTAGGCGGCGGGGAGATTGTCGGTTCTTCGGTTTGGGCGATCGCGACTTTCTCTAAAATACGAAATCAGCGCGATCGCGTCCTCCCCTTTATTGAAATCGCCACAGTTTAATGGTTTTATCTTGAGAGGCAGTGGCAATTAGTTGCCCGTCGGGGCTGATAGCAACGCCGAGAACGCCCGCTTCATGTTCTTCTAGCGTTTGTAGCAAGCGTCCGCTTGCAGGATGCCAGAGTTTAACCGTATTGTCGCTGCTGGCGCTGAGAAGTAAGTTGCCTTCGCGGTTGAGGGCGATCGCGTTAATGGGGGCTTCGTGTCCGCTGAGAGTATGGACGATCGCGCCGTCCTGAAGCGACCAAATTTTCAGGGTTGCATCGATGCTACCACTGATGAGGAGTTGTCCGGTAGGACTGAAGATCAGGGCATTGGTACTCTTTTCGCGATCGCTGAGGGTTCGCAATTCCTTCCCCGTCGCTAAATTCCACAGTTTAATCGTACCGTCGGCGCTACCGCTGGCGAGAATGCCTTTAATATCGCCAGGATTTAGAGAAACAGAAAACGGCGCGATCGCAACACTATCAACATCCCCCTGATGTCCGTCAAACGTATCGAGCAACTCGCCATTGGCTAAGTTCCACAACTTAATCGTTTTGTCAGCACTGCCGCTAACGAGAAATTTACCATCGGGACTGATATCTAAAACGCTCACCCAACCGCTATGGGCGGTTAAGGTACGAATTTCGACTTCTTCTTGCCAAACCCGCAGCGTATAGTCCCAACTGCTGCTGATGAGGAGTTCGCCATCGGGACTGTAGGCGAGGGCGGCGACAATGCTATTGTGACCCGTGAGGGTTGCCGTCTGCTCGCCGCTGTCGAGATTCCAAAGCTTAATGGTGCGATCGGCGCTACTGCTGGCGAGGATGGATTCGTAAGGGTGAAACGCGATCGCGTGAACCGAGCTTAAATGTCCCGTCAGCGTGCCAACGCAACGCCAGCGCGGAGCGAGCGTCGCTTTCGAGCTTGGGGCAAATTCCGGAACCTTCAATATTGCTCCGGCGTGGAGATCGTGATAGACTTCGGCTGCCGATGAGTAGCGATCGCCCAATCCTTCCGCAATCATTTTATTGAGAATGCCCCGCAAGCGAGGGCTGAGCGGTTCTGTTAAGAAATCCCCCCAAACTGCACTCCCGTCCATACTGCTGTAGAACTCAAAAGGGTGAACCTGCGTTAGCAAATAGATGCAAGTCATCCCCAAACTGAAAAGATCGCTGGCGAAAACGGCTTTTCCGCGCAATTGTTCGGGTGCAGCATAAGCAGCGGAACCGAGCATCGTCCCGGTTTTTGCTAAATTCGTTTTTGTCGTTACCTTAGCGGTACTAAAATCGACCAAAAAAACGGGCGCGTTAGCAATAGGGAAATTGGGGCGCAGTAAGTTTTGCGGGTTAATATCGCGATGAATGACGTGGCGATCGTGGATGAATTGTAGAACGGGCAGAACGTGATGCAACAATTCGTAAGCCGCTGCTTCGTCGTATCTCCCCTCTTCGCCCACCGTCTGCCCCTCAATCCACTCCTGCACGAGGGCTGGCACTTGTCCCGGCGCGACTTCGGGTTCGATGTACGCGAGTAACTGCGGGATTTGAGGATGCCTGCCCAACTCCTGAAGTTTTAGCGCTTCTTTCAGAAAAATCTGTTGCGCCTTTTCGAGGCTGCTAATGCTGTGCTGGCGAAGATCGACTTGTTTGATGATGCAAGGATTTTTTTGCGGTTGTCCTTCATCAATCCCGCGAAAGGTTCTACCAATCCCCCCGGAACTGATGCGTTCGATCGCGCGGTAGCGATCGCCTAATAATAACCTCGTACCGCAAGCGGTACAAAATCTCTCGTGGGTATGATTTTGAGGTTGCGGACATTGGGGATTTAAGCAATAACTCATTCAATTAAAAATTAAAAATTAAAAATTAAAAACTTACTATCTTTCATTATCTATTATCTATTATCATATTGTCCATTATTCACGGCCAAGCGAAATCCGCCGGTTCGGTTTCGCCTTCGGGAAATTCTCCCAACCAAACCGAACGCTGCACGAAATAGCTCCCCTGCAAGCGGCGCTCGACGCGGCTGGGAATGCCGTCTCCATACTCAATATGACCTTTTCCGGCTAAGACAACAATTTGATAGTCGGGGCGATCTTGCCAAAATTGGGCGATGGTTTCAGCCATCGTTTCATCCCACAAAACTTGCACTAAAAAGAAGCGCTCAAAGCCTTTGCTGTTGCCATGTCCTGCTTCTAGATGCCGGTTGAATTCAACTTCGAGACGCTGGCGATAGGCGGCGTTATCCGTCCGAATTTCTGAGGCTGGAGGAATTTGCTGGCTTTCTTCGGGGCTTAAGCTTTCGAGTCCGCCTGCCGCGACTTTCCGAGCAATTTCACTCGGAACGTTTAAAGCCAGGACGGGCAGCTTGTGGGTTTTGGCATAGCGTAAAATTGGCGCATAAAATTCCCAATCGTAGCCCCAGCGATCGTCGTATTCTGTTTGTTGGCGCAGTTCGGCTTCGGTAATCTCACCAGCGAGATAGCGATCGATCGCGGTTTGAAACGGACGTTGGAACATTTCGAGCGCGATCGCAATCTTACTCTGATGTTGATGCAATGCTTGAAGAATTTGTAATTGCTTTTGATGGTCTTCCGGGTTATCGTGCGTTTCTCCTAAATAGATAATATTGGTCTGAATCAACTCGCTCAAAATCTTGCGATCGCTATTTAACATGATTTCGCTCGCAGGACTGACGTTTTCCGCTTTAACCGTTGACAATCCTCCCAACAAAACCAAGCTAACTGCAAGAATTGAAATTTTGTAAAATTGTAGGATTTTCATTAATAATTTCTTAAAAATCTTTTGTATCAAATAACTGCCTGAAAGTCAAGATATAGCGTTTTTTATATGGATGAGGTGCAAAAATTGAAATTAGATGGGTAGGGGCGAATGGCATTCGCCCGCACGGTGTACTAAAAAAGACATTGGGTAGACATTGGGTAGGGTGGGCAGCGCCCACCAGCTAAAACTGTTGTGTGTTAAAAAACGTAGATTCACGTTTCAAGGATATTGAGTAGGGTGGGCAGCGCCCACCAGCTAAGACTTTTGTGTGTCAAAAAACGTAGATTCACGTTTCAAGTAGCGCTATAACTAAAAAAGTTCTTCAATAGACTTCATCGGTAAATACAACTTCATCGGCTCCCGAACGAAGGAGATAAAACCGTATTTTCTATAAAAGCTCGCAGCTTTCTCATTCAAAGCATCGACAATGACAGCAAGAGAGGCAACCTGCTGACTCGCCTCTAAAGACTTTTTGAGGGCATCGATTAATAAGAGTTCGCCAAACCCTCTCCCTTTTTGGCGATTATCAACAGCAAGACGACCGAGTAGTGTTGCGGGTAATGCGGGGTAAGCGGGTAATCTTTTAGCAAGTTTTTCTTCTAAATCTGCGACATTGACCGTATACGAGGAGAGCGTATAGTAACCGAAAACATTCATCTCAGGCTCATCAACTAAAACAAAGACAGTCGAAACTCGCCTTTTGATATCCTGAGTGGCTTGCTTGCACAGATAGCTATCCAAACTCTCTTCTCCACAGCAAAAGTCAGAACGGATATGCCTTCGGCTATCGAGAAACTCAATCGCGAGAACCATTAAATTGAGATTTAAGTTGAGATGGTTTGTTTGTACCGTAAAGCAGCCGATTTTAAGGCGACTTTTGGCTTCGGAGGATTGAGAATTGCTTCAACAAAAGCGTTACTATCTTCAAGACTGAGCTTCAGAGTTTGGTGTTGCTCGATCGCTCTGCGGGCTTCTGCTAGCACGGCGGCAATCACAAAGTCTGTAAGCGTTCGTCCTTCTAAGTCAGCAGCTTTTTGCACGAGTGCCTTGGCTTCGCGATTTATCCGAACTTCTAGGCGCGCTGGCAATTTTGAATCCGTTGCATTGGTCATGGCGTTAGACCCATAAAATCAGACAGTCAATTCATAGTATACGGCAAATTGCCGTATGTAGATAGAGCGAGTTTCTCTCATTCGTACCGAAAGCTGCCCGACCCTCACAGACACTTGCATTACTCTGTAGGATGTCATGGATTGCGCGATCGAACAATAACTGCCTTTGCAGCTTGAAACTTTTGGGTTCTGCGGTACTTGTCGCTGCTATTACTCCCGGAGCCTGCGGCGTAGCTTTGGTTTCTGGAGCCTGGGGCGTGGCTTTTTTCGCCTCCTTCCCCTCTCCCAACACCTCAAAATTGACGTTAATCGGTGCATTGCCTCCCGTCTTCGGTTGTCCGCCCCAAATCACCACATCGGCGTTCTGCTTTTTCCCCTCCTCTCGCGCCGCTTCGCTGCCCTGCTGCGCCGTAATCGTGCGGTTGAGGACTTTTATTCTCGCATCGCTCATCTCCCCCATTGCCTGTTTGACGCTCTCGACAACAGCATCGGTGATGCGCTTGCTTTCCGCCTCAGAATCTCCCTCAAACCCCGCCACAAGAATCAACTGCTCTTTCTGTGCGGGTTTCTGCGGACACGCCGCCGCCAACGCAGGCAGATAGGAACAAATATTTTGATAAAAGGCGGTTCCGCCCAGTAGCAAACTGCCCAGCAGCAAAATCCTCCAAGCCAATTTCGTACCTTTATCCCCCTTACCCGATGACTTCTCGCGAGCAGGGGGTGCTACTTTCCCACCAGTTGGCGAACCGGCGGAAAAACGCGATGTAATAATCCTCTGGTGTCTAATTCGACTTCGTAGCCCAACAATCCCGGCAATAAAGGGAGCGTTGCTTTTAATTTGCCGCTGGCGGGGGTTCCCGGTTTCTGTAACTCGGCTAAAATCTGCCGCAAAATTTGCATCGCCTCGTTGGGATAGATGGCTTCCGCTTCCACTGCCTCTACTTCCTGGGCGATAGCGGTGATGGTGGTTTGGGCTTCGACTTCCGGAACCTTTAGCGAACGAGCTTCTGTTCTCAATTGCTCCCAATACTCTCGCTTGAACTTTTGAATTTCCTTCTTTCTATCCCGAATTTTTTGCTGGATGCGAGTTTTGTCGTCATCCGGCGCGCGAAGGAAGGCTTTTTCTTGACCGCTTAACTGTTCGTAGAGATCGGTGAGAAGTTCTTGCAGGGAAATGAGGCGATCGCTAACCATAAAGGAATTTAGAGGAATGAGACACTACTACATCGACAAGGTTAAAATTGGGGGTAACGTAATTCCTAAACCTTTTGCTAAGTCTTGATTTCAGCGATCTCTTTTCCCCTCGAATTAAGCTTGTCGATGTACTACTTTTATCCAGTTTTATCCCACATTTTTGGGATATTCAAGCTCTTTCAGTTTGCTGTCGGCGATCGCTTGCAACCAGTCAGGCGCATCCAACCCATCAGCAAAACCCACCTCATACCAATTCCTAGCCCTGATGCACTAAATTTTATCTGTAGGGGCATTGCACTGCAATGCCCTAATTGGTGCGAATAGTGCAAAATCAATGAGAACTGGTATCAGTTAAGCCGATTGACCGGAAAACCAACATTTTTCAAGTTTGACGATGAACCCGGACTCGTTTTGCTCCATCCTGTTTGCCCATCCAAACAAGAAACTTCCGCATTTTCGGTTCGCTCCTCAATTTCTCCAACGTATTCAACTCTTGCGCGAGATATTTGTTATCAAAAAAAGCATGAATCTGACGGTGACAAGCCGAGCAAATGTTAACCGTTGAACCGGGATTTGCTTGTTTGCGTTTTGCGGCTTGTTTGGGGATGAGGTGATGCGCGGTTAAACGTTCTACCTCTCGCTGACACAATTCGCACTGTTTCATCGGAAATTGGGTTGAATAACGATAAAGTTGTATCAAAACTAATTTACACTTCTTTACAAAACCTTGGCAAGATTTGGGATATTTGTTTTACTCGGATCTACAAGCTTAAGTGTTTTTTCTACTAAAGCGCTCAACTGTTTCCTGTCAAGTTTTTACTTTATCTAAAAAATTCAATGCCTACCGCAACCTTACCTAATCTAATTCTAACTGCTGCTGGAACGACATTAATGACATTAGTCGCAACAACATCGGCACAAGCTACTAATTTCGTAGGTGATAGCATTAGTATTTCGGGTCTCACAACAGTTGCCGCAAATCAGTCTCCTGTAACAACGACAGTTACCAATCCCGGCGTAGAGTTTAATAACACGATTCCTTACGCAGGGAATACAGTTACAGATGTTCTAGACTTTTTTAATGGCGGTTTTACTTACACCATCTCTCAGGGTTTGCCACGTAATATCTTTTTTTTAAACGATGTATTGACAATTGCTGGCATCGATTCCGTTGACAATCCTTTGCGTCGTATCATTACTAACGTTACTCTTCTTGACGGACCTGCTAACTATATTAACAGTATACTCTTTAATGATAGTGTTGGTTTGGATTCTGGAAGTATTAGCGTAAGTTTTACTGACTTTCTATGGGTTCCAACAACACCCATAACTTGGCGTTTTGGGATTGAAACAGCCGAACTACCCAATCCAACTTCTGTCCCCGAACCCACTTCTGTACTCGGCTTACTGGCTATCAGTGCAATAAGTATGGGTGCTGTTCTCAAACAAAAGAAAGAAGGGAAATGCTAAGTGGAATAGCGAAACTAAGCACATTGGTGTTAACTTAAGCTTAACCCCCGCTCACCTATCTTGTCTTGGGTTTGCAACCAAAGGCTAATAACTTAAGTCATCTAATAAGTCATTTGAATGGCACTGATTTAAGGCTGGTGGGCGCTGCCCACCCTACGAAATTATCTGTAGAGACGTTGTATACAACATCTCTACTCTTCTTAACAAAAAAGTTTATAAATAATATGCTGGGTTTGAATTTTTTAGGCTCTCCGAACTACCTTAGAGTTCCTTCCGAACTGCCATTAATGTTATGCCAAGTTTATTTTTACCGCTGCCATCTTTTCCGCAGCCCCAGTAATAATCATTTGGGGCATTTTCTACCAGCAATTCATCCCCCGTATTCAAAAGAATTTCGCGCAAATCGCTATGACTCTTAAACTTCGTTAAAACTGCCCTGTACATAATTTCATCTTTGACTTGCTCCCAGTCTTTACGAAGCGGATGTTCTCTATTTCTGCCCATTGTTGCAGCTTCACGAGGCGTAGCAATGCCGTGAATTTTATCGAACCAGGCGCGGTCTGTTTCAACAAACTTTTGGGCTTGAAAGTAGTGTTCGCTCGTCGTCCACCACAGTCCATCTAATTCAAAACCGTGCCGGGAAAAATTAGAAAAACAGCCGTAGGGCGTTTCGCGGGTGCTGTAAAAGTAAATCGTCACAGTTGTCCTGCAATTACGATTGCGCGTACTGCTTTATACTGACCTAAAAAGCGCGCGAGTTTCCAGAGCGTTTGTGCTTTCTCAGTTACTAGGGGGACTCCGCTGGTGAGTTGTTACACACTCTTTAAAAGATGGCTACTTACAGGCCAACTTCCCAGGTTTTTCGCACTCCCCGTTCTCAAGCACCTGCTGCATGGCAGCATCACCGTTCCTCTCGTACTCAGTATGTATGCTCTTGGAAGTAAGGGCGCGCTCAGTCAGTTGTGCAGTCGGTACGCGCAGTTTACAAATTAAGTTTGATGTGAATTATCCAAAAGCATTAACTGCCCTCACCCCCGCCCCTCTCCCAAAATTGGGAGAGGGGAGAAAGAACAGTAAAATGGGATTTTCGGCTTCTAATCCACATTAGGCGTAAATTAAGTCTTACCCTCATTGTAGCACGAGTATTACAGATAGCTTGCAATTTGGGAAAAAATTCGATCGCTTTTATAGGAGTGGGGACGTTATACCAATTCTCAGTTACGATGCACTAAATTTTTCGTCGTAGGGGCATAACATCGTTATGCCCTCTTGGGGAATCGTGCAAAATCAATGAGAATTGGTATTAAATTTAACGTCCCTACTGTACGC includes:
- a CDS encoding S-layer homology domain-containing protein — translated: MASGRPICLYFLISCLGFSVAACANNPNFGRWFAPDPKLQPSPTPTVTNSPQPTPTESVARVPANFPTEIPRYPNAELIESELTSPEVGTVTRWTTPDSGEAIAAFYERELKDKNWEILSAPSPSPALPNAPKTIAARQKDLKIVLSIPNKLPTDSTPGSSFELSYLWESTATPSPVTSPTPTNVANVALTDISTLPAPTQNTLRDLAALGVIPATGAFEPNKAINRAEFARWLVMANNALYANNPGKQIRLIPNPTQPAFKDVPKSNPNFAYIQGLAEAGLIPSPLSGNTSATLFQPDAPLTRENLVLWKVPLDTRQALPKGTLDNVQKTWGFKDSGQINPIAFGALAADYQNDEQSNIRRAFGFTTLLQPKKPVSRAEAGTAIGFFGYQGEGVTAQDALQLKAAPQSTPADASTQPTPESASPQPAPSTPAQ
- a CDS encoding PEP-CTERM sorting domain-containing protein (PEP-CTERM proteins occur, often in large numbers, in the proteomes of bacteria that also encode an exosortase, a predicted intramembrane cysteine proteinase. The presence of a PEP-CTERM domain at a protein's C-terminus predicts cleavage within the sorting domain, followed by covalent anchoring to some some component of the (usually Gram-negative) cell surface. Many PEP-CTERM proteins exhibit an unusual sequence composition that includes large numbers of potential glycosylation sites. Expression of one such protein has been shown restore the ability of a bacterium to form floc, a type of biofilm.) is translated as MPTATLPNLILTAAGTTLMTLVATTSAQATNFVGDSISISGLTTVAANQSPVTTTVTNPGVEFNNTIPYAGNTVTDVLDFFNGGFTYTISQGLPRNIFFLNDVLTIAGIDSVDNPLRRIITNVTLLDGPANYINSILFNDSVGLDSGSISVSFTDFLWVPTTPITWRFGIETAELPNPTSVPEPTSVLGLLAISAISMGAVLKQKKEGKC
- a CDS encoding DUF433 domain-containing protein: MSRQELEHQLLTLSLSDKAELVQNLTRTLRISGKGISKTPGVCGGEACIAGTRIAVWLLVEAQQLGIGEAQLLQDYPHITAADLVNAWAYADAHSEEISAAIRANNEVA
- a CDS encoding serine/threonine-protein kinase, producing the protein MSYCLNPQCPQPQNHTHERFCTACGTRLLLGDRYRAIERISSGGIGRTFRGIDEGQPQKNPCIIKQVDLRQHSISSLEKAQQIFLKEALKLQELGRHPQIPQLLAYIEPEVAPGQVPALVQEWIEGQTVGEEGRYDEAAAYELLHHVLPVLQFIHDRHVIHRDINPQNLLRPNFPIANAPVFLVDFSTAKVTTKTNLAKTGTMLGSAAYAAPEQLRGKAVFASDLFSLGMTCIYLLTQVHPFEFYSSMDGSAVWGDFLTEPLSPRLRGILNKMIAEGLGDRYSSAAEVYHDLHAGAILKVPEFAPSSKATLAPRWRCVGTLTGHLSSVHAIAFHPYESILASSSADRTIKLWNLDSGEQTATLTGHNSIVAALAYSPDGELLISSSWDYTLRVWQEEVEIRTLTAHSGWVSVLDISPDGKFLVSGSADKTIKLWNLANGELLDTFDGHQGDVDSVAIAPFSVSLNPGDIKGILASGSADGTIKLWNLATGKELRTLSDREKSTNALIFSPTGQLLISGSIDATLKIWSLQDGAIVHTLSGHEAPINAIALNREGNLLLSASSDNTVKLWHPASGRLLQTLEEHEAGVLGVAISPDGQLIATASQDKTIKLWRFQ
- a CDS encoding ChaN family lipoprotein, with the translated sequence MKILQFYKISILAVSLVLLGGLSTVKAENVSPASEIMLNSDRKILSELIQTNIIYLGETHDNPEDHQKQLQILQALHQHQSKIAIALEMFQRPFQTAIDRYLAGEITEAELRQQTEYDDRWGYDWEFYAPILRYAKTHKLPVLALNVPSEIARKVAAGGLESLSPEESQQIPPASEIRTDNAAYRQRLEVEFNRHLEAGHGNSKGFERFFLVQVLWDETMAETIAQFWQDRPDYQIVVLAGKGHIEYGDGIPSRVERRLQGSYFVQRSVWLGEFPEGETEPADFAWP
- a CDS encoding HNH endonuclease yields the protein MKQCELCQREVERLTAHHLIPKQAAKRKQANPGSTVNICSACHRQIHAFFDNKYLAQELNTLEKLRSEPKMRKFLVWMGKQDGAKRVRVHRQT
- a CDS encoding DUF1778 domain-containing protein; this translates as MTNATDSKLPARLEVRINREAKALVQKAADLEGRTLTDFVIAAVLAEARRAIEQHQTLKLSLEDSNAFVEAILNPPKPKVALKSAALRYKQTIST
- a CDS encoding NADAR domain-containing protein, producing the protein MTIYFYSTRETPYGCFSNFSRHGFELDGLWWTTSEHYFQAQKFVETDRAWFDKIHGIATPREAATMGRNREHPLRKDWEQVKDEIMYRAVLTKFKSHSDLREILLNTGDELLVENAPNDYYWGCGKDGSGKNKLGITLMAVRKEL
- a CDS encoding GNAT family N-acetyltransferase translates to MVLAIEFLDSRRHIRSDFCCGEESLDSYLCKQATQDIKRRVSTVFVLVDEPEMNVFGYYTLSSYTVNVADLEEKLAKRLPAYPALPATLLGRLAVDNRQKGRGFGELLLIDALKKSLEASQQVASLAVIVDALNEKAASFYRKYGFISFVREPMKLYLPMKSIEELF